A region of Streptomyces deccanensis DNA encodes the following proteins:
- a CDS encoding peptide MFS transporter: protein MASSLTKDSAGRGTPGAEGTFFGHPRGLATLFMTEMWERFSYYGMKALLPLYLVAPSGLNLGAATAITIGSVYASLVYLLTLPGGWVADRFLGPRKTVALAGLVIMTGHLTLALPSAGTFYIGLALVAIGSGLLKANISTMVGHLYDGPNDPRRDGGFTVFYIGINAGAFAAPLVIGTVGEKVNWHLGFALAALGMGLGLAQFLIGSRHLSERSEIVPTPMSAEEKSAVLRKGLLWLTVPVIFYAVVGFAGLYTLNWAIIPLTVIGLIIPIWVIARIKRDRALDSVEQSKMSAFIWFFVAAAVFWMIYDQGASTLAIFAQESADNSVLGWEFPVSWYQSLNPVMIMAAAPVFAWLWVWLNRRGQEPSTIAKFATALLLIGASFFLFLAPLAIAEDGEKAAALWIAAIYFVQTLGELTLSPVGLSVTTKMAPAKYASQMMGVWFLAVTAGDSVTALLSNPAVGGVNLDRSGFVAVEATLAAIAGVALFLYRGKVKRLMGDIH from the coding sequence ATGGCGTCCAGCCTGACGAAGGACTCGGCCGGCCGGGGAACCCCCGGCGCCGAAGGCACCTTCTTCGGCCACCCCCGCGGACTGGCCACTCTCTTCATGACCGAGATGTGGGAGCGCTTCTCCTACTACGGCATGAAGGCTCTCCTCCCGCTGTACCTGGTTGCCCCGAGCGGCCTGAACCTCGGCGCGGCGACCGCGATCACCATCGGTTCGGTGTACGCGTCACTGGTGTACCTGCTCACCCTCCCCGGCGGTTGGGTGGCGGACCGCTTTCTCGGCCCCCGCAAGACGGTCGCCCTCGCGGGCCTGGTCATCATGACGGGCCACCTGACCCTGGCCCTGCCGTCGGCCGGCACCTTCTACATCGGCCTGGCGCTCGTAGCGATCGGCTCGGGTCTGCTGAAGGCCAACATCTCGACGATGGTCGGCCACCTCTACGACGGCCCCAACGACCCGCGCCGTGACGGCGGCTTCACCGTCTTCTACATCGGCATCAACGCGGGCGCCTTCGCCGCACCGCTGGTCATCGGCACCGTCGGCGAGAAGGTGAACTGGCACCTCGGATTCGCACTGGCCGCACTCGGCATGGGACTGGGTCTGGCGCAGTTCCTGATCGGCAGCCGTCATCTGAGCGAGCGCAGCGAGATCGTCCCGACGCCGATGTCCGCCGAGGAGAAGTCGGCCGTCCTGCGCAAGGGTCTGCTGTGGCTGACCGTCCCCGTGATCTTCTACGCGGTCGTGGGCTTCGCCGGCCTCTACACCCTCAACTGGGCGATCATTCCGCTCACGGTGATCGGCCTGATCATCCCGATCTGGGTCATCGCCCGCATCAAGCGGGACCGTGCCCTCGACTCCGTCGAGCAGTCCAAGATGTCGGCGTTCATCTGGTTCTTCGTCGCCGCCGCGGTCTTCTGGATGATCTACGACCAGGGCGCCTCGACCCTGGCGATCTTCGCCCAGGAGTCGGCGGACAACAGCGTGCTCGGCTGGGAGTTCCCGGTCTCGTGGTACCAGTCCCTCAACCCGGTCATGATCATGGCGGCGGCGCCCGTCTTCGCCTGGTTGTGGGTGTGGCTGAACCGGCGCGGGCAGGAGCCCAGCACGATCGCCAAGTTCGCCACGGCGCTGCTGCTGATCGGCGCGTCCTTCTTCCTCTTCCTCGCCCCGCTGGCGATCGCCGAGGACGGGGAGAAGGCCGCCGCGTTGTGGATCGCCGCGATCTACTTCGTCCAGACCCTCGGTGAGCTGACGCTCTCCCCCGTGGGTCTGTCGGTCACCACGAAGATGGCACCGGCGAAGTACGCCTCCCAGATGATGGGAGTCTGGTTCCTCGCGGTCACCGCGGGCGACTCGGTCACCGCGCT